DNA sequence from the Pedobacter sp. W3I1 genome:
CATAAAAAACCCAATTGCTGGCCATTCCCTGATCAAAGTTTTCGACCAAAGTTTTATTTATTTTTTTTGGCTGACCGATAACAGGGAAACAACTTAGGCGGATATTTTCAGATCCATATGGTACCAAGATCACTTCTTCCTGCTTTTCAGCTGACGCAACCGGACTAAAGGGCACATCAAAAGCAGCCACTTTATTGTAACTTAATCCCCATGACGGAATCTTTTTTGCCTGAACCTTTACTTTAACCGGTGCATTTGCTGTAATAAAAGGATTTTCCGGCATTTTCGATCTCAGCACGCTAACGTTGCTTAAATTACCTTTATCTATCACTAAACCATAATTCCATGCCGATTCCGGGCGGATTTCGTAATCTGTAAAGCCAGCAACCGGATGCGTTTTGGTTACTTTATCGGCTGCTTTAATTTCGAGTGCATAAACAATAGGCCCACGTTCTACACTTACCGAATTGTTTACTTGTGCATGGGTAGTAATCTGCATCGGAAAATCCAGCTCTAATTGGTCCTGATCTTTCCATTCGCGCGTAATCGTAAACATTTCTCCTGCTTTTACGCCTTTTAATATCGCTCCATTTAATTTTATGGCCGGTTTTACACTCCATGCTGGTATTCTTAAAATCAACGGAAAGGATGCAGCCGTGGTAAGCCCCACTTTTAATCTGATCTTTTCTTCGAAGGGGTAATTGGTTTCCTCGGTAATTTTTATTTTTTTGTTCCCGGCTACTATAGTTTCTATTTCCATCGGGCCGTAGGTAATTACCGCCAGGCCTTTCTCTGGAGTAGCCACTACACTACTTTTCACAAAATAAGGCCAGCCCATGTGCATATTATACCGGCAGCAGCCATAACCTGAATAGGGACTAGAAACGATACCTGAGCTATAATCCTGGTTAAAGCCATGCTCGCCATGAATACTTTGAACCTGGTTCGGTAATGTATAATAGGAATGGTTTTTAAAATCCCGGCTAAACTGTGCAGGCAAAGCATTAAAAGCCACTTTTTCCAACTGGTCGCCAATTTTTGCGTCATGAATAACCTTTGCCGCAGTTTCTAAACTTTGCATCCATTCTACTACAGTACAGGTTTCTACGCCTTCTATGCTGCTAGTTCCTGCCAGGAATTCAGTTCCAGAACCTAAACCTTCGGGCTGACCGTGGTCGTGCATAATATGCGCTATGCCTTTAGAAAGTGCTTCCAAATTAGATGGAAGATCTTCAAGTTGTGCATAAACCGCTGGAAATTTTAAGGCCTGAGCCACATTAACCATGTGCTTTGGCTGAAAATCATCGCCAAAAAAGTAAAACCCGTTGTTGCTATAAATATCGATCCAGGGGTATGCCTGTTGTTTTAATTTTTCTACCAGTTTTAACAAATCCTGTTCACCGGTTTTATTGTAAAGCCAAATGGCGATTTCCATATTATCGCCTGCTCTTGATTTAGCCCATTCTTTTAATGGGTCAGCATCGAGGTGATCGAGTTCGTACTTGAAATATTTGGAGAGAAATGGAATAACCCTCTTATCATTTGTGGCCTCGAAATAGCTTTGCAAAGCATACATCATTGGCATACGTGGCCACCAGTCTTTCATTTTCGGTGGGCCAAATAATCCGTTAGCTTGTTGACTGTTTAAAGTCCAATCGATATACTTTTGCGCTTTCGCTTTAAGTATAGGATCATCTAAGGTATAAGCTAATGCGACTAAACCTTTAACATAATATGGTACCCGCTCCCATCCATTTCCATCGCCTCCCAGCCAATCGGAATTTTTGCCCAGATTATCTTTTTCCGGGTACAGCTCTTCAGCCATTCCTGTTGCACCATCTCTTTGCTGTTCTAGCTGCTTTAGCAGCCATCCTTTAGCTTTAATACTGCCTATTGGTAATTGCACATAAACGTGCTGTTTTAACGGCGCTTTATTAAATTCAGTTAAATTCTGCGCATATAAAGTATGGATAGACAGACAGGAAAACAGAAAATAGATGGAGGTAAATATTCTTTTCATAAAGGGATTATTGGTTAGATAATATTTTATAAATCTAATGAATATGTACGAATATTAAAACGATTTAGTAACCTTGATTTAAATAATTAAAAAACACTGTTAAGTTTGGCTAAAGCAAGCCTAAACGGTAAGTATAACAAATTGAAAGATAAAAAATTATACAGTTTACAAAGCCGGAGGTTTACACCAAGATTATGATATATGCTTGTTTTTAATGCGCCACGCTAAGCATCGGTTTTGTTCGCCCATCAAGCTTTTGGTGGAAACTAAGATTAGCGCTATATTAGACCTAGAGAGCGTTAATTTAGAATCGGGGGATAGCCATTGGTTATTCCCCGTTCTTATTTTAAGCAAATATTTTAAACAGAAATACTTGTACAACTGGCAGAAATTACTTTCCAATCTTCTCTCACTTTTCCCCAAACCCTTAACCATTGATATTTGCCATTTATTAATATATTGGCATAATTTCCTTTAATAAAAAGACTTGCAGAAACAATAACAATAGATTCAAAAACACGTATTTCCCGTTTGGATACGTTGATTTTTGTGATTTTTATCTTGCCGGTCCGTAGGCATCCAGGTCCATTTCTTTATCTAACACATTCCCATACTGATCATGAAAAAGCATCCCATCGGCAAACAACAAATCGAGCGTGCTCAAGTCTGTTTTTTTAAACCCATCTAATAGTTTTTCTTCAAGGGTCGGCAATCAGGAGAATGGTTTCCTGGTCTGATAAAGTATTTGGCATAATTTCCGGTTAGCCAGTAAAAATATAAAGTAAGCCACAAAGAATAATGTTACTTTAAATATTGCCTGCATTGCACGGATTTAACCACACACATTGCACAAATTTTTATCAATTATTTCTTTCTAAAGGTAAGGCCTTGCCAGTTATCTGTTCTAAATGGCGATGCTGGCAAGCCATCGTTACTAACAAGGTTACACACAGGATTATTTCCCCATGCATAACGAACGGCAACAGGGTTTACCACCTGATCGCTACTGACTATAATCTGATTCCCCTGGATACTTGCCTTGGCCCAATAAAATTTCTTATCTGCACCGGCAATGGCAAAACCTGTTAGTGCTGCACCATCTGCGGCTTTTAATCCATTTTCGCTATTACCGAAGGTTAAACGGATCTGTTTTCCCTCAATTTTATTTGATTGATAAACAGGACCAGAATAGTTTATTTTTTGACCATATGTTTTAGCCAGGGCAATTAATGCCAATCTTCTGCCTACCTCTTGTTTATTTTTGGGGTGGATATCTTTTGCATCGCCAATATCAATAATTGTTGCCATGCCCGTATTTGGCAAAGCAAGTGTTTTTTGCTGTGCCTCTCTAAGCTCTGCCCAGGCAGATTCTACCGGCGCATGATCAACCTGCATAAAATTGGCCAATTGAACAAAATAAAATGGAAAATCGCCTTGCGCCCATTTCTGGCGCCAATCTTTGATCATTGTTGGAAATAACTCGCGGTATTGGTAAGCTCTATCGGCATTACTTTCCCCCTGGTACCAAATAGCTCCTTTAATGGAAAATTGTTGGTAAGGGTGGATCATGGCATTGTATAAAACTGTTGGGCGATTAGGGCCATTTTCTTCAAAAGGCTTTGGTTCTATATTTTTAAAATCTAACCCTATTTTATATTTCCACACGCCAGCTAACGAAATTTTCTCGGCAGAGCCGTTTGTCAAATTTAAATCTTTAGCGTCACCATATAATCCGCCACCGCCCCCACTATCAAAAACCCTCACAGTGATGATATTTTCACCCACCTTAAGCAAGTTAGCAGGTATTGTATATGTTCTTCCAATATTATAGCCTGCCGTTTCGCCAACTTTTACACCATTTATAAAAGTAATGTCGTTATCATCAATAGTACCCAAATTAAGCTTTGCTCCATTTGTTTTCCAGTTTTCTGGGATTGTAACCTTTTTTGTAAACCAAACTACCCCATCGAAGTTTTGAAGTGCTGCATCTTCCCACAAGGTTGGTAAAGTCATGTTTTTCCAATTCGAACTTTCTGTTAATGCCCATTTCATCTGCCCGTCTTGATTACCTGAATCTTTATCAGTAGTAATTTTAACCCATTTGTTTACTCTTTCTTCGTAAGAAATTGCCGATGGATTTTTAGCTGATTTCTGAATCTGATCAACTGCAGCAGAGAAATCTGCCATCTTTTTTAACGACTCGGCACTCGTCCAGGCTTCGGCAATTGTTCCTCCCCAGGAGGTATGGATCAGACCAATTGGAATTTTCGTTTTTTCATACACTTCACGTGCAATAAAAATAGGCCGTTGAGGAAAACTCAGCTATATATTTGGGGCTACATTCCTGCCAGCCACCATTAGCCACCTTAGCATCGTTAAGCGGAAAGTTACTGGTAACATGTTCTGCCTGTAATAAACGGATATTTGGATATTTAGCTTCTGCAATTTCTTTTTCATTATTGAGGATTTTACCCCAGCCTGCCAGTGGCATTTCCATGTTCGATTGTCCTGAGCAGATCCATATATCACCAATTAATACATTATTGAGCACCAACAATTCTCCATCTGATATAGTGATGGTATATGGCCCTCCATAACCTGGCGTTGCCACTTTAATTTTCCAATTACCATGGGCATCGGCAATCGCTCCATAATTAATTTTATTCCATGAAACCGTTATTTTAACCGCTTTACCGGCATCAGATTTACCCCAGATTGCTGCATTAGTTTTTTGCTGTAAAACCATGTTATTGCCAAAAACCGAGGGCAATAAAATTTTAGCCTGTATAAACTGAGATGTGAAAAGTAATAATACGATGAGAAGTATAGATTTTAACCTGGGGATGCTCATATTTTAACCTATTTTTTAATGATTAGAAAGCGAATGTACATTTTCTACTGGTCAACATCAATACATATGCCCGCTCTACACAAATTTATGATAAAAATAAGGCAAAATTCATACAATTAGTTTGGGTAAGAACATCATTTTACTTATTTTGCAGGTCTAAAAGAACAGCTCTGGATTTAAGATTTATTGACCCAAATGTTCTCTCAAATTAAAGAATTAATGGTTAAGATTTTCATAGGTGGCCTTCCTGACAATATCCAAGAGATGGATTTGGCAATATTGGTTAGCCTTCATGGTAGGGTAGAAACAATTAAAATTGTTCGCGACAGGGCTACGGGCAAATGTAAAGGCTATGCTTTTCTGGAAATTTATAGTCTTCCCGATGCCAAAAACATCGTATCAACCTTAAATGGCGAAACATTTAAAGGTAATGTAATTACTGTTAAAATATCTGAAGAGGAAAGTGGCGTTCAGGCAGCGAAGCCAAAAGCCAACCAAGCTTTTAAAAGCAAAAGACCCAGGTTACAGCGTTAGTTTCTTATTAAGGCTTTCCCTCGCTTGTGCTGCTATAATTTCCCAGTATATTAAAAGGTATTGTCTTGTTTCAGCAATTAATTAGCGTTTCCCTTTTGTCGACCATTAAGAATTGAAGAAGATTGAGGATTTCTCCATTAAATTTAAATGTATTTGTTGCTGTAGAATTCTAGACATCCCCCTCGTTCATAGATTAATTTATTTTGATCAGAAACTTTTTAATTCAGTTCTAAACCTATATTTTGCAAATAAGTGTTTCTACCTTTATTAAAAACGCGTTTCGCAGATATGGAAAATTATGCCATTGTAATATTTATTTTAGCGGTGATGATTGGCCTTTCTGCTATCGCCGATCGAATTAAAATTCCCTATCCTATTTTATTGATTATTGCTGGAATTGCAGTGGGTTTTGTACCTTCTTTGCCATCAATTGATATTAATCCTGAAATTATATTTTTGATATTCTTACCGCCATTGCTTTATGATGCCGCTTTTAATATCTCATTTAAGGAATTTAAAACCAATATCAACACCATATTTACCCTTGCCATTACGCTGGTTTTTATTACCGCTATTGGCATTGCTGTAGTTGCCCACTATATGATTCCCGGGATGAGTTGGCCGGTATCTTTTGTATTGGGGGCAATTCTTTCCGCTACTGATGCGGTTGCTGCCATGAGTATTACCAAGGGGCTGGGTTTATCTCACAAAACCAATACCATTTTGGAGGGCGAAAGTTTAGTTAACGATGCTTCTGCACTGGTAGCCTATCGTTTTGCAGTTGCCGCAGTAACCGGAACAGCCTTTGTATTTTGGAAAGCATCTCTTGAATTTGTCTTTTTAATGGCTGGTGGATTCTTAATCGGCATGGTAATGTCGAAAATTTTAGCGTTTATTATTAAGAGGATCCATAACAATCGCCTGGCAACCATTAGTTTTATGTTATTAATGCCTTTTGTTACCTATTTAATTGCTGAAGAAGTACATGTTTCGGGTGTTATTGCAGTTGTTATTTTAGGATTGGGGATATCCAGGTTTAGCAGCAAGATATTTCCTGAGCAGCTTAAAAATCAATCGAAAAACATTTGGGACATTATTATCTTTTTATTGAATGGGCTAATTTTCATATTAATTGGCTTACAGCTCCCTTATGTATACAAAAATATTAACAGTGGCGACATTCTACCCTACATTGGTTATTCACTGACGATTACCATTGTAGCTTTGTTATTGCGAATGGCACGTGTTTTCCTGCAAAAATTTAATCTTCAAAAAGCTTTTCAAAAAGGGAAACACCGCATTACAGCCGACGCATTGCTTGATTTCAAGAACAGTTTGATTATCAGTTGGTCGGGCATGAGAGGCATTGTTTCGCTGGCCATCGCCATTGGGTTACCAGCAACCTTATCGGATGGAAGTGCGTTCCCGCAACGAAATGCCATTATATTTATTTCTGTTGTGGTGGTACTGTTTACCTTAATCGGGCAAGGACTTACCTTGCCGTGGTTGGTGAAGAAATTGGCTACTGAAAATGAAGAGTAATTCTCCATCATTTAACCACCGAGTTCACAGAGGGTATAGCGTTGGAGGGCTATTTTGCGCTTCGGACTTCCACCTTTGGACTAATTACATTTACCATTAAGAAATTAAGGTAGTTAAGTTTAACCGCAAAGTAGATTTTGAAAGAGATCGTCTTCCTGAACTTGTTTCAGGATCTTTTAGAATGGTCAGTTTTATCATTAAGGAATTAAGAACATTAAGATTTAAATTTAAATGCGAGCGTCTTCCTGAACTTGTTTCAGGATCTTTTAGAATGGTTAGTTTTATCATTAAGGAATTAAGAACATTAAGATTTAAATTTAAATGAGAGCGTCTTTCTGAACTTGTTTCAGGATCTTTTAGGATGGTTAGTTTATCATTAAGGAATTAAGGACATTAAGGTTTAAATTTAAAAGTGATTGGATGTTTTAAATGAAAAAAGGGATAAAATCTAACAACTTTATCCCCTTTTATTTTTATAAATTATCGTTTACCAATATACACTGTAAAGTGCAACCAATAATCCGATGATGATTAAAGCGCCTACTGCAAAGCCGGTAGAGGTTTTGAACATTTTAGCATCGATTGCCAATCCTTTAGCTTCTGCTTTAGCTTTGTTACTCGCTAAACTGATGATCACCATACCAAGGATACAGAATATAAATACAAAGCCCATACGATCTAAAAATGGAATTTCATAAACTCCAGCTGCGTTTTTAACCGAGAAGCCCATTCCCGATAACCATGAAAGATCGGTAAGGTTGGGTAAAAATTTAAGTAAAATCGATAAACCGAAACCAGCAATGGTAGCAAATAGTGCCGCACTTGAAGTGGTTCTTTTCCAAAAGAAGCCTAGAATAAACATGGCGAAAATACCTGGAGAAACAAAACCGGTATACTCCTGGATATACTGGAAACCACCTTTTTTATCGATTCCTAAATGAGGCGCTATCAATACGCCAAGAATCATGGCTACAATAATAGAAATCTTACCAGTTGTTACTAAATTTTTCTCCGTAGCATCGGTTTTTAATACTTTCTTGTAAATATCTAAAGTAAAAATAGTTGCAATACTATTTGCTTTACCAGCCAGAGAAGCTACAACTGCGGCAGTTAATGCTGCAAACGAAAGCCCTTTTAATCCGGCAGGAAGTAAGTTTAGCAATACCGGATATGCACGATCTGGATTTACAGATCCATTCTGTAGCATTTCTGCCTGGAAGGCGCCATCTTTATACAAAACATAAGCTGCAATACCTGGTAACACGACAATAATTGGCATTAATAATTTTAAGAATGCCGCGAAAAGTATACCTCCGCGGGCAGTTTCCAGGTTAGCGCCTAAAGCACGTTGCGTAATGTATTGATTACATCCCCAATAGTTTAAGTTCACAATCCACATACCACCTACAAGCACACTCAAGCCAGGTAAGTCGATATAATTTTCGTTATCTGGCTTTAAAATCATATGGAAATGTTCAGAAGCTTTTGAAGTCATTAAGCTATATCCTTCAAAAATACCTGAGGTTCCATAGTGGGTAGAAACTAAGTTTAAAGCTAGATAAGTAGTAGCCAAACCGCCCAGAATTAAGAAAAATACCTGGATAACGTCGGTATATCCAATAACTTTCATTCCGCCAAGCGTAATAATAATGGCAAAACCTGCTATGGCGTACATACAGAAACTTAAATCGAAACCAGAAATACTGCTTACCGCTAAAGCACCTAAGTAAAGGATTGAGGTTAAGTTAACCACAACATAAAGTAATAACCAGAAAACAGCCATAATCATGGCTACCGTTCCGTTATAACGCTGATGCAAAAACTGCGGCATAGTGGCAATTTTGTTTTTCAGGTAAACCGGGATGAAAAATACCGCAACAACCACTAAGGTTAATGCGCCCATCCATTCGTAGGTTGCAATGGCCAATCCCATTTTAAAACCTGATCCGCTCATACCGATAAACTGTTCTGCAGAAATATTCGATGCAATTAACGATGCGCCAATTGCCCACCAGGTTAAAGAGCCTTCAGCAAGAAAATAATCTTTAGAACCCGTAGATTCCGACTTTTTCTTGTTGTAAATGTAGAGGCCATAAGCGGCCACAATAACGAAGTAAATTGCAAATACAATGTAATCCTTCGTGTCTAATAAGTTGTTTTTCATTGATTTATTTTGGTTAGTATACCTTAGGTTGCTTAAATTTTAATTGAATAAACTGGTTCCATTATCGGTTTGAACAGTATAGGAATCAAGCTTGAGGCCGAATTGCAATAAATACTTGGAAGACAGCTCTTCGACTAAATCCGCAATTTTTTCTTCTTTAACAATATTGATGGTACAGCCACCAAAACCACCGCCCATCATTCTGGCACCCAATACATAATCTAATGGTTTAA
Encoded proteins:
- a CDS encoding beta-L-arabinofuranosidase domain-containing protein, which codes for MKRIFTSIYFLFSCLSIHTLYAQNLTEFNKAPLKQHVYVQLPIGSIKAKGWLLKQLEQQRDGATGMAEELYPEKDNLGKNSDWLGGDGNGWERVPYYVKGLVALAYTLDDPILKAKAQKYIDWTLNSQQANGLFGPPKMKDWWPRMPMMYALQSYFEATNDKRVIPFLSKYFKYELDHLDADPLKEWAKSRAGDNMEIAIWLYNKTGEQDLLKLVEKLKQQAYPWIDIYSNNGFYFFGDDFQPKHMVNVAQALKFPAVYAQLEDLPSNLEALSKGIAHIMHDHGQPEGLGSGTEFLAGTSSIEGVETCTVVEWMQSLETAAKVIHDAKIGDQLEKVAFNALPAQFSRDFKNHSYYTLPNQVQSIHGEHGFNQDYSSGIVSSPYSGYGCCRYNMHMGWPYFVKSSVVATPEKGLAVITYGPMEIETIVAGNKKIKITEETNYPFEEKIRLKVGLTTAASFPLILRIPAWSVKPAIKLNGAILKGVKAGEMFTITREWKDQDQLELDFPMQITTHAQVNNSVSVERGPIVYALEIKAADKVTKTHPVAGFTDYEIRPESAWNYGLVIDKGNLSNVSVLRSKMPENPFITANAPVKVKVQAKKIPSWGLSYNKVAAFDVPFSPVASAEKQEEVILVPYGSENIRLSCFPVIGQPKKINKTLVENFDQGMASNWVFYGGGWFWKDGQVNAASNAGSGGYGINGSKYVANGTDFKDFIYQADVKINTAGDAGLMFRVSNPAIGPDAYQGYYVGLDQLNGTVLLGKASGQKWTVISSGKYPVEMNKMYTLKIVAKGDKFDVFINGSAQPVLSATDNQYSSGSIGLRTYKALASFDSVKINAF
- a CDS encoding sialate O-acetylesterase; protein product: MYEKTKIPIGLIHTSWGGTIAEAWTSAESLKKMADFSAAVDQIQKSAKNPSAISYEERVNKWVKITTDKDSGNQDGQMKWALTESSNWKNMTLPTLWEDAALQNFDGVVWFTKKVTIPENWKTNGAKLNLGTIDDNDITFINGVKVGETAGYNIGRTYTIPANLLKVGENIITVRVFDSGGGGGLYGDAKDLNLTNGSAEKISLAGVWKYKIGLDFKNIEPKPFEENGPNRPTVLYNAMIHPYQQFSIKGAIWYQGESNADRAYQYRELFPTMIKDWRQKWAQGDFPFYFVQLANFMQVDHAPVESAWAELREAQQKTLALPNTGMATIIDIGDAKDIHPKNKQEVGRRLALIALAKTYGQKINYSGPVYQSNKIEGKQIRLTFGNSENGLKAADGAALTGFAIAGADKKFYWAKASIQGNQIIVSSDQVVNPVAVRYAWGNNPVCNLVSNDGLPASPFRTDNWQGLTFRKK
- a CDS encoding RNA-binding protein; this translates as MVKIFIGGLPDNIQEMDLAILVSLHGRVETIKIVRDRATGKCKGYAFLEIYSLPDAKNIVSTLNGETFKGNVITVKISEEESGVQAAKPKANQAFKSKRPRLQR
- a CDS encoding Na+/H+ antiporter, which translates into the protein MENYAIVIFILAVMIGLSAIADRIKIPYPILLIIAGIAVGFVPSLPSIDINPEIIFLIFLPPLLYDAAFNISFKEFKTNINTIFTLAITLVFITAIGIAVVAHYMIPGMSWPVSFVLGAILSATDAVAAMSITKGLGLSHKTNTILEGESLVNDASALVAYRFAVAAVTGTAFVFWKASLEFVFLMAGGFLIGMVMSKILAFIIKRIHNNRLATISFMLLMPFVTYLIAEEVHVSGVIAVVILGLGISRFSSKIFPEQLKNQSKNIWDIIIFLLNGLIFILIGLQLPYVYKNINSGDILPYIGYSLTITIVALLLRMARVFLQKFNLQKAFQKGKHRITADALLDFKNSLIISWSGMRGIVSLAIAIGLPATLSDGSAFPQRNAIIFISVVVVLFTLIGQGLTLPWLVKKLATENEE
- a CDS encoding sodium/sugar symporter, coding for MKNNLLDTKDYIVFAIYFVIVAAYGLYIYNKKKSESTGSKDYFLAEGSLTWWAIGASLIASNISAEQFIGMSGSGFKMGLAIATYEWMGALTLVVVAVFFIPVYLKNKIATMPQFLHQRYNGTVAMIMAVFWLLLYVVVNLTSILYLGALAVSSISGFDLSFCMYAIAGFAIIITLGGMKVIGYTDVIQVFFLILGGLATTYLALNLVSTHYGTSGIFEGYSLMTSKASEHFHMILKPDNENYIDLPGLSVLVGGMWIVNLNYWGCNQYITQRALGANLETARGGILFAAFLKLLMPIIVVLPGIAAYVLYKDGAFQAEMLQNGSVNPDRAYPVLLNLLPAGLKGLSFAALTAAVVASLAGKANSIATIFTLDIYKKVLKTDATEKNLVTTGKISIIVAMILGVLIAPHLGIDKKGGFQYIQEYTGFVSPGIFAMFILGFFWKRTTSSAALFATIAGFGLSILLKFLPNLTDLSWLSGMGFSVKNAAGVYEIPFLDRMGFVFIFCILGMVIISLASNKAKAEAKGLAIDAKMFKTSTGFAVGALIIIGLLVALYSVYW